Below is a window of Myxococcus xanthus DNA.
TTGGTGGCGATTCCATTTCCGCCGAACGCGGTCCGCCGCCCCGTCCAGTCGGTGAACACACCGCCGGCCTCCTCGATGATGGGCTGCAAGGCCGCTCCATCCCAGGGGGACAGCAGCTCATCCACCATGACCTCCGCGCGCCCGGTGGCGACCAACAGGTAGCCGTAGCAATCCCCCCAGGTGCGGTCCACGGCCGCATCCCGCGCGAGCGAGCGCCAGGCGGCCCCGCGCTCCGGGTACACCGGGAAGCGCTCATCCGTGGACAGCACCACGGCCTGGGACAGCTCCGCCTGCGTGGACACCGCCGCGCGCTGGTCGTTCCAGAAGCAGCCCCGCCCCGGCGCGGCCACCAGCAACTCACTCACCGCGGGGAAGTACGCGGCCCCCACGAGGATGCGCTCGCCCTCCGCCAGCGCCACCAACGTGCCCCACAGTGGGACACCGCGGATGAACGTCTTCGTCCCGTCAATGGGATCCAGAATCCACCGGCGCTTCGCGCCCGGACGTGTCTCGCCGAACTCCTCGCCCAGGATGCCGTCCTGGGGGAAGCGCGCTTCCAGCCACTCGCGCGCACGGGACTCCGCCGTGCGGTCCGCCACCGTCACCGGAGAGCCGTCCGACTTCGTGTCCACCGCGATGCCACCGCGGAAGAACCCCAACGCCGCGTCACCCGCTATCCGCGCCACCTCGGCGGCGGCCTGCATCAGATTACCCGAGTCCGTCATGTCAGGCTCCGAATGTGAAGGCCGCTCTCGCGGAGCAGCGCCTTGATGGCGCCCACGGTAGTGACGCCGTCGTGAAGGATGCCCGCGACCAATGCCGCATCAGCGCCTCCCTCCTGGAATGCAGCCCGGACGTGCGCCGCGCTGCCCGCGCCGCCCG
It encodes the following:
- the hisN gene encoding histidinol-phosphatase; its protein translation is MTDSGNLMQAAAEVARIAGDAALGFFRGGIAVDTKSDGSPVTVADRTAESRAREWLEARFPQDGILGEEFGETRPGAKRRWILDPIDGTKTFIRGVPLWGTLVALAEGERILVGAAYFPAVSELLVAAPGRGCFWNDQRAAVSTQAELSQAVVLSTDERFPVYPERGAAWRSLARDAAVDRTWGDCYGYLLVATGRAEVMVDELLSPWDGAALQPIIEEAGGVFTDWTGRRTAFGGNGIATNAAMARVVRERLGAVETR